A single Drosophila ananassae strain 14024-0371.13 chromosome 3L, ASM1763931v2, whole genome shotgun sequence DNA region contains:
- the LOC6495589 gene encoding uncharacterized protein LOC6495589, with amino-acid sequence MSFQRSYSKVWWGSEQSSLTSGGFYSSYSNGGIAYNQRQPTSLGHLGNLSCIQEVEDEQNSSKLSWHKHDSPGSLRSQDSGFSDNEESHQLQHQQTSPQSPQSVKQQTPTATPTSVKSVATPPTVVRRVGNSSFYSPLISVSRRISFTSGQLTPKSKSVEEDAEDAEMVASRSRLFEQLDSMKLDDEAPEERSELDATPPKPALRRRRRLMRKSKPDPEEASASEEEVVIAPPPAYNNETVYLGEAPPPYNNETVTFGAADQDETLQMAPSPLRLSSLRFTASTSTPKNRPRIAKKPKKHPEPVASWMTEQRWAGEPEVMCTLQHKSIAQEAYKNYTITTSAVCKLVRQLQQQALSLQAHFERSERVLGGLQASTLPEALSGATQLLSHLDDFTCTLERRGIFFNDARIERRRYEQHLEQIRTVSKDTRYSLERQHYINLESLLDDVQLLKRHTLITLRLIFERLVRVLVVSIEQSRCDLLLRANINMVATLMNIEYDGFASLSDAFIQNEAVRTLLVVVLDHKQSSVRALALRALATLCGAPQAINQLGSCGGIEIVRDILQVESAEERGAIERREAVSLLAQITAAWHGPDHRVPGLRDCAESLVTGLTALLQPECCAQTLLLCAAALNNLSRMEVTSHYSIMSNEAIFRLIDTLEHQDCGNSVFLYEQIVGMLHNMSLNKKCHSHLANGIIINFITSVYQTEFYKTYGSRAESDAQRRSIKTILHTLTRLASDSPTLGAELLEQWHLPDLLRQSLALKPTAASQSLDHSGYGGDISQLARQLLGAHQQEQLLLTTAGPATSGAFSSGHQTPEAQTNNSKTKAKTSSAALLKFNLTRQESFV; translated from the exons ATGTCCTTTCAACGAAGCTACAGCAAGGTCTGGTGGGGATCGGAGCAGTCCTCCCTCACCAGCGGGGGCTTCTACTCCAGCTACAGCAATGGTGGCATCGCCTACAATCAACGGCAGCCCACTTCCCTCGGCCACCTCGGCAATCTGTCCTGCATCCAGGAGGTCGAGGACGAGCAGAACAGCTCCAAGCTCTCCTGGCACAAGCACGATAGTCCTGGCAGTCTGCGGAGTCAGGACTCTGGCTTCTCCGACAATGAGGAatcacatcaactccagcatCAGCAGACATCCCCTCAGTCACCGCAGTCGGTCAAGCAGCAAACGCccactgccacgcccacttctGTCAAATCAGTGGCCACGCCGCCCACTGTGGTGCGTCGGGTGGGCAACTCATCCTTCTACTCGCCGCTGATTAGCGTCTCCCGTCGCATCTCCTTCACTAGCGGTCAGTTGACGCCGAAATCGAAGTCCGTAGAGGAGGATGCGGAGGACGCCGAGATGGTGGCTAGCCGCAGTCGCCTGTTTGAGCAGCTGGATAGCATGAAGCTGGACGATGAGGCACCGGAGGAGAGGAGCGAGCTGGACGCCACCCCACCGAAGCCGGCTTTGAGGCGTCGGCGGCGTTTGATGCGGAAATCCAAGCCAGATCCGGAGGAGGCCTCCGCCAGTGAGGAGGAGGTGGTTATAGCCCCTCCGCCAGCCTATAACAACGAAACGGTATATCTGGGCGAGGCTCCACCGCCGTACAACAACGAAACCGTGACTTTCGGAGCCGCGGATCAGGATGAAACCCTCCAGATGGCCCCCTCGCCGCTGAGGCTTAGCTCCCTGAGATTTACGGCGAGTACCAGCACTCCCAAGAACCGCCCGAGGATTGCTAAGAAGCCAAAGAAACACCCGGAGCCCGTGGCCAGCTGGATGACGGAGCAGCGATGGGCCGGCGAGCCGGAAGTAATGTGCACCCTGCAGCACAAGTCCATCGCCCAGGAGGCGTACAAGAACTACACGATAACCACCAGTGCGGTCTGCAAGCTGGTCAGGCAGCTCCAGCAGCAGGCGCTCTCCCTGCAGGCCCACTTCGAGCGCAGTGAGCGGGTTCTGGGCGGATTGCAGGCCAGTACCCTCCCGGAAGCCCTGTCTGGAGCCACCCAGTTATTGTCCCACTTGGACGACTTCACCTGCACGCTGGAACGACGGGGAATATTCTTCAACGATGCCCGGATCGAACGTAGACGCTACGAGCAGCACTTGGAGCAGATTAGGACCGTGAGCAAGGACACCAGGTACTCCCTGGAGCGGCAGCACTACATCAATCTGGAGTCCCTGCTGGATGATGTCCAGCTGCTGAAGCGGCACACCCTGATCACCCTGCGCCTGATATTCGAGCGCTTGGTGCGCGTCCTGGTGGTCAGCATCGAGCAGAGCCGCTGCGATCTTCTGCTGCGCGCCAACATCAACATGGTGGCCACCCTGATGAACATCGAGTACGATGGCTTCGCGTCCCTGTCGGATGCCTTCATTCAGAACGAGGCGGTCCGCACTCTTCTGGTGGTGGTTCTGGACCACAAACAGAGTTCCGTGCGGGCTTTGGCGCTCCGGGCTCTGGCCACGTTGTGCGGTGCCCCGCAGGCGATAAACCAGCTGGGCAGCTGCGGTGGCATCGAGATCGTGAGGGACATCCTGCAGGTGGAGTCCGCGGAGGAGCGGGGTGCCATCGAGCGGCGGGAGGCTGTCTCGCTACTAGCCCAGATCACGGCTGCTTGGCACGGACCGGATCACCGGGTGCCTGGCCTGAGGGACTGTGCCGAGAGCCTGGTTACCGGACTGACTGCTCTGCTGCAGCCGGAATGCTGTGCCCAGACACTGCTCCTCTGCGCCGCCGCTTTGAACAATCTGAGCCGGATGGAGGTCACATCGCATTATTCCATCATGTCCAACGAGGCCATCTTCCGATTGATAGACACCCTGGAGCACCAGGACTGCGGCAACAGCGTATTTCTCTAT GAGCAAATCGTTGGGATGCTGCACAACATGTCGCTGAACAAGAAGTGCCACAGCCACTTGGCCAACGGCATCATCATAAATTTCATCACGTCCGTATACCAAACGGAATTTTACAAGACCTACGGATCACGTGCGGAGAGCGATGCCCAGCGCCGCAGCATCAAGACCATCCTGCACACGCTGACGCGCCTGGCCAGCGATTCCCCGACCCTCGGAGCAGAGCTCCTGGAGCAATGGCATCTGCCGGACCTGCTGCGTCAATCTTTGGCCCTCAAGCCGACCGCCGCTAGCCAGTCGCTGGACCACTCCGGTTACGGCGGGGATATATCGCAGCTGGCGCGACAACTTCTGGGTGCCCATcagcaggagcagctgctgctgaccACTGCAGGGCCGGCGACCAGTGGCGCTTTCTCCAGTGGACACCAGACGCCCGAGGCTCAGACCAACAACTCCAAAACGAAGGCCAAGACGTCCTCAGCAGCGTTGctcaaattcaatttaacaCGTCAGGAGAGTTTCGTCTAG